In a single window of the Coffea eugenioides isolate CCC68of chromosome 3, Ceug_1.0, whole genome shotgun sequence genome:
- the LOC113766104 gene encoding uncharacterized protein LOC113766104: MNHIFLSCPVAIQSWALSHLSTKVHLDKARQVTIWLPTLRHQLPRKDVELVAVTLWNLWNNHNGVTFAGPYHDPLSLVSLSMNFLHQYRETISNPVHGSITSPQCQSTLPRWNKPQLDFVKANFDGVVFPSQGFSGVGVVVRDDAGNFIASLSKRILGILALDVVETYAVKYATQLLVELGYSHVVLEGDNLKIVKMLQQYESNDSACGIWSVMSCSFCDTLPSGKPCRYRVR; encoded by the coding sequence ATGAACCATATTTTCCTATCTTGTCCAGTAGCTATTCAGTCATGGGCGCTCAGCCATTTATCTACCAAAGTCCATTTGGACAAGGCACGGCAAGTCACAATCTGGCTCCCGACTCTCCGACACCAACTACCTAGAAAGGACGTAGAGTTGGTAGCTGTTACACTATGGAACCTTTGGAACAACCACAATGGAGTTACTTTTGCCGGTCCGTATCATGATCCCCTTAGTTTGGTCTCACTCTCCATGAATTTTTTGCACCAATACCGTGAAACTATTTCAAACCCAGTGCATGGCTCCATAACCTCTCCACAGTGCCAATCCACACTTCCTCGTTGGAACAAACCCCAACTGGATTTTGTTAAAGCAAACTTCGACGGGGTTGTCTTTCCGTCGCAAGGTTTCTCTGGTGTTGGGGTGGTGGTGCGTGATGATGCAGGAAATTTCATAGCGAGTCTGTCAAAGAGGATCCTCGGTATTTTGGCCCTTGATGTAGTTGAGACCTATGCGGTGAAGTACGCAACACAATTGCTAGTTGAGTTAGGCTATAGTCACGTTGTTCTGGAAGGAGACAacctaaaaattgtaaaaatgcTCCAGCAGTACGAATCCAATGATTCAGCTTGTGGCATTTGGTCGGTGATGTCTTGCAGCTTCTGCGACACTTTACCAAGTGGGAAGCCATGTAGATACCGCGTTCGTTGA